The following are encoded in a window of Tessaracoccus flavescens genomic DNA:
- a CDS encoding ISL3 family transposase — translation MRNATPPCLDTFCRLDRLGLSVTAQRVEPDHTVLRCRPTTPPSPCPGCAGPGVRHDAVLRRLAHVPFGWKPTILEVVVPRYRCVPCRRIWRHSITAAAPSKGKLSRDAIMLAVKQVVVDRMSIARVAANLGVAWNTASDAILAAGTELLIDTPDRLDGVTIVGVDEHAWRHTRHGDKYVTVIIDLTPTRTRTGPSRLLAVVEGRSKQAFKTWLEAQTDSFRNRVEIVAMDGFTGYKSAAVEAIDTVTTVMDPYHVVALVGDKLDRCRQRIQQETLGHRGRSGDPLYGIRRVARTRASLLTEKQQHRLAKVLADERHVAFEVTWSIYQDVIDAYQAPDPAEGKKIMTRVIDAIKAGVPAGLDELRSLGQTMKRRRDDILAFFDHPGTSNGPTEAINGLLEHLRGTARGFRSIVNYVARCLLDAGGFRPLIHSLL, via the coding sequence GTGCGAAACGCTACCCCACCCTGCCTCGATACGTTCTGCCGGCTGGACCGTCTCGGGCTGTCCGTGACCGCCCAGCGCGTCGAACCCGACCACACAGTGCTGCGCTGCCGCCCCACCACACCGCCATCGCCGTGTCCGGGCTGCGCCGGGCCGGGCGTCCGGCACGATGCGGTGCTGCGCAGGTTGGCGCATGTGCCGTTCGGGTGGAAGCCCACGATCCTGGAGGTGGTCGTCCCTCGCTACCGGTGCGTACCGTGTCGACGGATCTGGCGTCACAGCATCACGGCGGCGGCGCCGTCGAAGGGGAAGCTGTCGCGTGACGCGATCATGTTGGCGGTCAAGCAGGTCGTGGTCGACCGGATGTCGATCGCCCGGGTCGCGGCCAACCTCGGCGTCGCCTGGAACACCGCCTCGGACGCGATCCTGGCCGCCGGCACCGAACTGCTCATCGACACCCCAGACCGGCTTGATGGGGTCACCATTGTCGGCGTCGATGAGCACGCGTGGCGACACACACGACACGGCGACAAGTACGTCACCGTCATCATCGACCTGACCCCGACAAGGACCAGAACCGGTCCCTCACGCCTGCTGGCCGTGGTCGAGGGCCGCTCGAAGCAGGCGTTCAAGACCTGGCTCGAAGCCCAGACCGACTCGTTTCGGAACCGAGTGGAGATCGTCGCGATGGACGGATTCACCGGCTACAAGAGCGCCGCCGTCGAAGCCATCGACACCGTCACCACCGTAATGGATCCGTATCATGTCGTGGCCCTGGTCGGTGACAAGCTCGACCGCTGCAGGCAACGCATCCAGCAAGAGACACTGGGGCATCGGGGCCGCTCCGGTGACCCGCTCTACGGCATCCGACGCGTCGCCCGCACCCGCGCTTCGCTGCTCACAGAGAAGCAGCAGCACCGGCTCGCGAAGGTCCTCGCCGACGAGCGGCATGTCGCGTTCGAGGTCACCTGGAGCATCTACCAGGACGTGATCGACGCCTACCAGGCCCCCGACCCAGCCGAGGGGAAGAAGATCATGACCCGGGTGATCGACGCCATCAAGGCCGGGGTTCCCGCCGGCCTCGACGAGCTCCGCTCGCTCGGGCAGACGATGAAACGGCGCCGCGATGACATCCTCGCGTTCTTCGACCACCCCGGCACCTCGAACGGCCCCACCGAAGCGATCAACGGATTGCTCGAACACCTCCGCGGCACAGCCCGAGGCTTCCGCAGCATCGTCAACTACGTCGCCAGATGCCTACTCGACGCTGGCGGGTTCAGACCCCTGATCCACTCACTTCTGTGA
- the orn gene encoding oligoribonuclease, with protein sequence MTENLVWIDCEMTGLDLVNDALIEVAVLVTDGDLNVLGDGVDVLIKPSDEQLANMGDFVREMHTNSGLLDELSEGVTMEEATRAALDYIREFVPVARKAPLAGNTIGTDRAFLARDMPELEEWVHYRNVDVSSLKELAKRWFPKIQYQAPAKTGNHRALADIQESIEELRYYREAMFVAPPGPTTPELRAIAAKHRGALTGNTGEAPAQA encoded by the coding sequence ATGACAGAGAATCTGGTGTGGATCGACTGCGAGATGACCGGGCTTGACCTAGTCAACGACGCGCTCATCGAGGTTGCGGTGCTCGTCACCGACGGTGACCTCAACGTGCTGGGTGACGGAGTCGACGTCCTCATCAAGCCGAGCGACGAGCAGCTCGCCAACATGGGCGACTTCGTCCGCGAGATGCACACCAACTCCGGCCTCCTCGACGAGCTGTCCGAGGGGGTCACCATGGAGGAGGCCACAAGGGCCGCCCTCGACTACATCCGCGAGTTCGTCCCCGTCGCGCGCAAGGCGCCGCTGGCAGGCAACACGATTGGCACCGACCGTGCCTTCCTCGCGCGCGACATGCCCGAGCTGGAGGAGTGGGTCCACTACCGCAACGTCGACGTCTCCTCGCTGAAGGAGCTCGCGAAGCGCTGGTTCCCCAAGATCCAATACCAGGCGCCAGCCAAGACGGGCAACCACCGGGCGCTCGCCGACATCCAGGAGTCGATCGAGGAGCTGCGCTACTACCGCGAGGCGATGTTCGTGGCGCCCCCCGGCCCGACGACCCCGGAGTTGCGGGCCATCGCCGCCAAGCACCGCGGCGCCCTGACCGGCAACACGGGAGAGGCCCCGGCCCAGGCCTGA
- a CDS encoding tyrosine-type recombinase/integrase, translating into MVIHRDQCRADARDVLDEFEAWLLRERSTQEGTAAAYADTFRLLLTYAQQATGIAPSALTLADLDADLIGGFLQHLETERGNSAATRNARRAALRSFFSYASYRAPDAIATISQVLAIPAKRTKTTLVSFLTAAEAEALIAAPDTGTWLGRRDRLLLHLGIQTGLRVSELTSLHIDSIQIGPHSQLECIGKGRKQRVIPLQKNTVQLLNAWFGELPPVPDGPLFPTHAGTPLTRAAVGKLIARHTAAAVGRCSSLAEKNVTPHTLRHTCAMSLLHAGIDTASIALWLGHSNIQTTQIYLHADLELKRRTLERVPAVDERPPARYQASDALIAFLKNR; encoded by the coding sequence ATGGTGATTCATCGTGATCAGTGCCGCGCTGACGCGCGGGACGTGCTGGACGAGTTCGAAGCGTGGCTGCTGCGGGAACGGTCCACGCAAGAGGGCACCGCTGCTGCCTACGCCGACACGTTCCGGCTCCTGCTGACCTACGCCCAGCAGGCCACCGGGATCGCCCCGTCGGCGTTGACCCTGGCCGATCTGGACGCGGACCTGATCGGCGGATTCCTCCAGCATCTGGAAACCGAGCGCGGCAACTCCGCCGCGACCCGCAACGCCCGCCGGGCCGCGCTGCGGTCGTTCTTCAGCTACGCCAGCTACCGGGCACCCGACGCGATCGCAACGATCAGCCAAGTCCTCGCGATCCCCGCGAAACGCACCAAGACCACCCTCGTGTCGTTCCTGACCGCTGCCGAAGCCGAAGCCCTCATCGCAGCCCCGGACACCGGCACCTGGCTCGGGCGCCGAGACCGGCTCCTGCTGCACCTGGGCATCCAAACCGGACTCCGCGTCAGCGAGCTGACCAGCCTGCACATCGACAGCATCCAGATCGGCCCGCACAGCCAGCTCGAATGCATCGGCAAGGGCCGCAAGCAACGCGTGATCCCACTCCAGAAGAACACCGTCCAACTCCTCAACGCCTGGTTCGGCGAGCTTCCACCCGTACCGGACGGGCCACTGTTCCCGACCCACGCCGGGACGCCACTGACCAGGGCTGCGGTCGGCAAGCTCATCGCCCGTCATACCGCTGCCGCGGTCGGACGGTGTTCTTCCTTGGCCGAGAAGAACGTCACGCCCCACACGCTGCGGCACACTTGCGCAATGAGCCTGCTGCACGCCGGGATCGACACCGCGAGCATCGCGCTCTGGCTCGGGCACTCGAACATCCAGACCACGCAGATCTACCTCCACGCCGACCTCGAACTCAAACGACGAACCCTGGAACGCGTCCCCGCCGTCGATGAGCGGCCACCGGCCCGCTACCAAGCCTCGGACGCTCTCATCGCGTTCCTCAAGAACCGCTGA
- a CDS encoding ISL3 family transposase, whose product MSEPTTCAARCPHDDAYCDNCDRLVGLPGVHVIGVDRRPAGLVVEVESPPAMMGCPTCGVVARSHGRRTLTLVDIPCFGAPTRVRWRKRTWTCPEPSCPVGVFTEQDEQIAKPRAMLTTRACRWATEQVRREHASIAGLARQLATTWRTVWTSIEPILQRAAADESRFAGVTTLGVDEHLWHHVSPRKRGPKELTGMVDLTRDKDGRVHARLLDLVPGRSGTVYKTWLDQRGKGFKAGVEVATLDPFRGYKNAIDDKPADATAVLDAFHVVALASRAVDEVRRRVQQEIHGHRGRSGDPLYGIRNILRCAAERLTDKQHARLAAAIAADDRHDAVHVAWQCAQKVRAAYAHPDPAKGRQIAEQVVDGFPSCPIPEIARLGRTLRQWKDAFLAYFDTGRASNGGTESINGLIELHRRIARGFRNRENYRLRMLLIGGGLNLDPPQV is encoded by the coding sequence GTGTCTGAGCCTACGACGTGTGCTGCGCGCTGCCCCCATGACGACGCCTACTGCGACAACTGTGACCGTCTGGTCGGCTTGCCCGGCGTGCACGTCATCGGAGTGGACCGGCGACCTGCCGGGCTGGTGGTCGAGGTCGAGTCCCCACCAGCGATGATGGGCTGCCCGACCTGCGGGGTGGTAGCCCGCAGCCATGGCCGACGGACGCTCACCTTGGTCGACATCCCCTGCTTCGGAGCCCCGACACGCGTGCGTTGGCGCAAACGCACGTGGACGTGTCCCGAGCCGTCCTGTCCCGTAGGGGTGTTCACCGAGCAGGACGAACAGATCGCCAAGCCACGCGCGATGCTCACCACCCGGGCGTGTCGCTGGGCGACCGAGCAGGTCCGACGCGAGCACGCCAGCATCGCCGGGCTGGCTCGGCAGTTGGCCACCACGTGGCGGACTGTGTGGACCAGCATCGAGCCGATCCTGCAGCGTGCCGCCGCTGATGAGTCCCGGTTCGCCGGCGTGACCACGCTTGGGGTGGATGAGCACCTGTGGCACCACGTGAGCCCCCGCAAGCGTGGCCCCAAGGAGCTCACCGGCATGGTCGACCTCACTCGTGACAAGGACGGACGCGTCCATGCCCGGCTGCTCGATCTGGTGCCGGGACGTTCGGGCACCGTGTACAAGACGTGGCTCGACCAGCGCGGGAAGGGGTTCAAGGCCGGGGTCGAGGTCGCCACCCTGGACCCGTTCCGCGGCTACAAGAACGCCATCGACGACAAGCCCGCCGACGCCACCGCCGTCCTTGATGCGTTTCATGTGGTCGCTCTGGCCAGCCGGGCCGTAGATGAGGTCCGCCGCCGCGTGCAGCAGGAGATCCACGGCCACCGGGGTCGTTCCGGCGACCCGCTCTACGGGATCCGTAACATCCTGCGTTGCGCGGCCGAACGGCTCACAGACAAGCAACACGCCCGCCTCGCCGCGGCGATCGCCGCCGATGACCGCCACGACGCCGTCCACGTCGCCTGGCAGTGCGCCCAGAAGGTTCGAGCCGCCTACGCCCACCCCGACCCAGCCAAGGGCCGCCAGATTGCCGAGCAAGTCGTCGACGGGTTCCCCTCCTGCCCGATCCCCGAGATCGCCCGACTCGGCCGCACCCTCAGACAGTGGAAAGACGCCTTCCTGGCCTACTTCGACACCGGCCGCGCATCCAATGGCGGCACCGAGAGCATCAACGGGCTCATCGAGCTCCACCGACGCATCGCCAGAGGCTTCCGCAACCGCGAGAACTACCGACTACGCATGCTCCTCATCGGCGGCGGACTCAACCTCGACCCACCGCAGGTATGA
- a CDS encoding helix-turn-helix domain-containing protein: protein MAEPWLSADDIAAHLGVTKDTVYTWIAEKAMPAHKVGRLWKFQASEIDDWVRRGGAAADSEPSPPG, encoded by the coding sequence GTGGCTGAGCCGTGGCTGTCCGCAGACGACATCGCCGCCCACCTCGGGGTCACCAAAGACACCGTCTACACCTGGATCGCCGAGAAGGCCATGCCCGCCCACAAGGTCGGACGCCTCTGGAAGTTCCAAGCCAGCGAGATCGACGACTGGGTGCGACGAGGTGGCGCTGCCGCCGACTCCGAACCCTCCCCGCCCGGGTGA
- a CDS encoding DUF5979 domain-containing protein has product MKFTQESATTWSRAELVGTWSLPDNPAPTAGLEVELPEGLRGVKTSFPMMSDAKGTTPSVQMGTCYVEDTRLFCDIDDDYIAENPLNLRGTFKFWVQVTTETTTDTQVTYTFDDVEATLTVVPPKTGGTCPENCEFTGRGNGKWGGWDYETNAIVWTVAVEAGPNGAEGGETIIVKDTPGAGQDLIPARSAVVFETNEVRPNSAGYWRPTNWQVKPESEYTINAARDQVTIVAEKGYFYEIKFVTQPTDLTLETYENEATVGTEEEKTVTAQQRNVGGSATGIGENVGRFAVTKTVDGPDVNVDDVDFSVTYTVTPPEGEGEPVTDTFTFKAGQTWTSEDFPRNSTVKLSEATPSALPNASWGTPVFSESEFTLKGGTLSEITLTNPLALKTGQFEVSKLLAGDAASKVPADTTFTIDYSFPAGDGFEAGSGSLEVKAGEKATSPELPAGAVVSISEKTPVAITGTVWGDIVIDNVNFTVAAGDTTDVVVTNTINDVPTPSPSPSPTPSPSRPPVKPGLPSTGR; this is encoded by the coding sequence ATGAAGTTCACACAGGAGAGCGCCACCACGTGGTCACGGGCAGAGCTCGTCGGCACCTGGTCGCTCCCCGACAACCCGGCGCCCACCGCCGGCCTGGAGGTCGAACTCCCGGAGGGTCTGCGGGGCGTGAAGACGTCGTTCCCGATGATGTCTGACGCGAAGGGCACCACGCCCTCGGTCCAGATGGGCACGTGCTACGTCGAGGACACCAGGCTGTTCTGCGACATCGACGACGACTACATCGCCGAGAACCCGCTGAACCTGCGGGGCACGTTCAAGTTCTGGGTCCAGGTCACCACCGAGACCACGACCGACACCCAGGTGACCTACACGTTCGACGACGTCGAGGCGACGCTGACCGTCGTTCCGCCCAAGACCGGAGGCACCTGCCCCGAGAACTGCGAGTTCACGGGCCGGGGCAACGGCAAGTGGGGCGGTTGGGACTACGAGACCAACGCCATCGTCTGGACGGTTGCCGTCGAGGCAGGCCCGAACGGCGCAGAGGGCGGCGAGACGATCATCGTCAAGGACACCCCGGGAGCCGGGCAGGACCTGATCCCCGCGCGCTCCGCCGTCGTCTTCGAGACCAACGAGGTCCGCCCGAACAGCGCAGGCTACTGGCGCCCGACCAACTGGCAGGTCAAGCCGGAGTCGGAGTACACCATCAACGCCGCCCGTGACCAGGTCACGATCGTCGCCGAAAAGGGCTACTTCTACGAGATCAAGTTCGTGACCCAGCCCACCGACCTGACGCTTGAGACCTACGAGAACGAAGCGACGGTCGGCACCGAGGAGGAGAAGACGGTCACCGCCCAGCAGCGCAACGTCGGCGGCTCCGCCACCGGCATCGGCGAGAACGTCGGCCGCTTCGCCGTCACCAAGACCGTCGACGGTCCGGACGTGAACGTCGACGACGTCGACTTCTCAGTCACCTACACCGTCACCCCGCCCGAGGGCGAAGGCGAGCCTGTCACCGACACGTTCACCTTCAAGGCCGGCCAGACCTGGACGAGCGAGGACTTCCCCCGCAACTCGACCGTCAAGCTGTCTGAGGCCACGCCGTCGGCGCTGCCGAACGCCTCGTGGGGCACCCCGGTGTTCTCCGAGTCGGAGTTCACGCTCAAGGGCGGCACCCTCTCCGAGATCACCCTGACCAACCCGCTCGCCCTGAAGACGGGCCAGTTCGAGGTCAGCAAGCTGCTCGCCGGTGACGCCGCGTCAAAGGTTCCCGCGGACACCACCTTCACGATCGACTACTCCTTCCCCGCCGGTGACGGCTTCGAGGCGGGCTCCGGCTCGCTCGAGGTCAAGGCCGGCGAGAAGGCGACCAGCCCCGAGCTTCCCGCGGGCGCTGTCGTGTCGATCAGCGAGAAGACCCCGGTCGCCATTACCGGCACCGTCTGGGGCGACATCGTCATCGACAACGTCAACTTCACCGTCGCCGCAGGCGACACCACCGACGTCGTCGTGACCAACACCATCAACGACGTGCCCACGCCGTCGCCGAGCCCCTCGCCGACCCCGTCGCCGAGCCGTCCCCCGGTCAAGCCCGGACTGCCGTCCACCGGACGCTGA
- a CDS encoding dihydrofolate reductase family protein produces the protein MRFVQGSVTQAHAEAVLAAQGKDIWVVGGGDLAGQFADAELLDEVWVQFAPVTLGSGQPLLPRNLQLEIIDHARNRDFICIRYRVLRETPHP, from the coding sequence ATCCGCTTTGTTCAGGGTTCAGTGACGCAGGCTCACGCAGAGGCCGTCCTAGCTGCGCAGGGAAAAGATATTTGGGTGGTGGGCGGTGGCGACCTTGCTGGCCAGTTCGCAGATGCTGAGCTACTCGACGAAGTCTGGGTACAGTTCGCGCCGGTAACACTTGGTTCCGGCCAGCCTCTCCTTCCGCGAAATCTGCAACTCGAAATCATTGACCACGCTCGCAATCGCGATTTCATTTGCATTCGATACCGGGTACTCCGAGAGACGCCTCACCCGTAG
- a CDS encoding DEAD/DEAH box helicase, with translation MTEATTDATLTLATLRAGQRLRGLVPGQTVTLIAIDPIDAELFEVFYRDDSGRSGARAITDADAARFEVAGDFDSAPAYDADPDEFRLAAEALRIKYAALYDPMVAVNSSDVDPLPHQIRAVYEELLPRIPLRFLLADDPGAGKTIMAGLYLKELILRSDCERAIIVAPGGLVEQWREELSQKFDLRFEIFSRQMVDDAQGRNVFAEHPFLIARMDQLSRSEDLTEQLGEVTWDVAVVDEAHRMSAHYSSWAGEVDETKRFKLGRLLSETAHNFLLMTATPHAGKEEDFQLFMSLLDRDRFEGQYRQGVHRTDTHGLMRRMVKEDLLTFEGKPLFPERKAYTVEYELSPAERDLYEQVTNYVRTEMGRAERIAQAGDKKRGNNVGFALTVLQRRLASSPEAILRSLERRQQRLDTKLRDMQRITDDARFRTSIASHIDEWTTGKTTLDFGSDALPAFSVDDFEDFEEETTDEERAQFEEQADQGSSQK, from the coding sequence GTGACAGAAGCGACGACCGACGCAACGTTGACGCTCGCGACGCTTCGCGCGGGCCAGCGCCTCCGGGGCTTGGTGCCGGGGCAGACGGTCACCCTGATCGCCATCGACCCTATCGACGCCGAGCTGTTCGAGGTCTTCTACCGCGACGACTCCGGTCGCAGCGGAGCACGCGCGATCACCGATGCCGACGCGGCACGGTTCGAGGTCGCGGGCGACTTTGACTCCGCCCCCGCCTACGATGCCGATCCGGACGAGTTCCGGCTCGCAGCCGAGGCGCTCCGGATCAAGTACGCGGCGCTGTATGACCCGATGGTCGCGGTCAACAGCTCGGACGTGGACCCGCTGCCGCACCAGATTCGCGCGGTCTACGAGGAACTGCTGCCGCGCATCCCGCTGCGGTTCCTGCTGGCCGACGACCCCGGCGCGGGCAAGACGATCATGGCCGGGCTGTACCTGAAGGAGTTGATCCTGCGCTCGGACTGCGAGCGCGCGATCATCGTCGCCCCGGGTGGGCTCGTGGAGCAGTGGCGCGAGGAGCTCAGCCAGAAGTTCGACCTGCGCTTCGAAATCTTCAGCCGCCAGATGGTCGATGACGCCCAGGGCCGCAACGTCTTCGCTGAGCACCCGTTCCTGATCGCCCGCATGGACCAGCTCTCCCGTAGCGAAGACCTGACCGAGCAACTCGGCGAGGTCACCTGGGATGTCGCCGTCGTTGACGAGGCCCATCGCATGTCTGCCCACTACTCCTCGTGGGCGGGCGAGGTCGATGAAACCAAGCGCTTCAAACTCGGCCGCCTGCTGTCAGAGACGGCACACAACTTTCTGTTGATGACCGCGACCCCGCACGCGGGCAAGGAAGAGGACTTCCAACTGTTCATGTCGCTGCTGGACCGCGACCGCTTCGAGGGCCAGTACCGGCAAGGCGTGCACCGTACCGACACCCACGGCCTGATGCGCCGCATGGTGAAAGAAGACCTGCTCACCTTCGAGGGCAAGCCACTGTTCCCCGAACGCAAGGCCTACACCGTCGAGTACGAGCTGAGCCCCGCCGAGCGAGACCTCTACGAACAGGTCACCAACTACGTCCGCACCGAGATGGGGCGTGCTGAGCGGATCGCCCAGGCCGGGGACAAGAAGCGCGGCAACAACGTCGGGTTCGCGCTCACCGTGCTGCAACGCCGCCTCGCCTCCAGCCCCGAAGCGATCCTGCGATCCCTGGAACGACGCCAGCAGCGCCTCGACACGAAACTGCGCGACATGCAGCGCATCACCGACGATGCCCGCTTCCGCACCTCTATCGCCTCACACATCGACGAATGGACCACGGGCAAGACCACGCTCGATTTCGGAAGCGACGCACTACCCGCGTTTTCGGTCGACGACTTCGAGGACTTCGAAGAGGAAACGACCGACGAGGAACGCGCCCAGTTCGAGGAACAGGCAGACCAGGGCTCTTCACAGAAGTGA
- a CDS encoding ISL3 family transposase, giving the protein MSDATSTTPACPPVTSPDLTTFARVDALGLRVDAQQIWPDKAILFCSLVTVDDRCPRCGAGGRVHDQVLRRFTHLPVGRRPTWLSVRVPRFRCDGCGRVWRHSLKTVARPRSKLTRAADWWALCQVVLDHTPISGVAAVLGISWDTAHMAVTDVGTQLLIDHPGRLDGVEVVGVDEHAWRHTRKGDKYVTVIIDLTPIRDDTGPARLLDLVEGRSKKAFKTWLEAQTDQFRARVAIVAMDGITGFKTAAAEAVPDATAVMDPFHVVALAGDKLNATRQRVQRELTGGRGRADDPLYKARRTLRTGRALLTDKQKARLSALWAIDEAVPLEVTWLTYQDIIDAYRHPDADVGKKLLTSVIDRIKTAVPAGLEELAQLGRTLEKRRDDILAWFDHPGSSNGPTEAINGRLEHLRGIALGFRNLVNYRLRSLALHRRQWSQGRHLSDPARWRSGGSGW; this is encoded by the coding sequence ATGTCTGACGCTACCTCAACGACGCCCGCCTGCCCGCCGGTCACCAGCCCGGATCTGACCACCTTCGCTCGGGTTGACGCCCTCGGGCTGCGGGTCGACGCCCAGCAGATCTGGCCGGACAAGGCGATCCTGTTCTGCTCGCTCGTCACCGTCGATGACCGATGTCCCCGCTGCGGCGCTGGGGGCCGGGTGCACGACCAGGTGCTACGCCGGTTCACCCACCTGCCCGTGGGCCGACGGCCGACGTGGCTGTCGGTCCGGGTGCCCCGGTTCCGCTGCGATGGGTGTGGGCGGGTGTGGCGGCATTCGCTGAAGACGGTGGCCCGACCGCGGTCGAAGCTGACCAGGGCCGCGGACTGGTGGGCCCTGTGCCAAGTCGTGCTCGATCACACCCCGATCAGCGGTGTCGCCGCCGTGCTGGGCATCAGCTGGGACACCGCCCACATGGCCGTGACCGACGTCGGGACCCAGCTCCTCATCGACCACCCGGGACGGCTCGACGGCGTCGAGGTCGTCGGCGTCGACGAGCACGCTTGGCGACACACCCGCAAGGGCGACAAGTACGTGACCGTGATCATCGACCTCACCCCGATCCGGGACGACACCGGCCCCGCCCGGCTGCTGGACCTGGTCGAGGGTCGCTCGAAGAAGGCGTTCAAGACCTGGCTGGAGGCTCAGACCGACCAGTTCCGGGCCCGGGTCGCCATCGTGGCGATGGACGGCATCACCGGCTTCAAGACCGCCGCCGCCGAAGCCGTCCCCGACGCCACCGCCGTGATGGACCCCTTCCACGTGGTCGCGTTGGCGGGCGACAAGCTGAACGCCACCCGACAACGCGTCCAACGTGAACTCACCGGCGGCCGCGGCCGAGCCGATGATCCGCTCTACAAGGCCCGACGTACCCTGCGCACCGGCCGGGCGCTACTCACCGACAAGCAGAAGGCCCGCCTGTCAGCACTGTGGGCCATCGATGAAGCAGTCCCCCTCGAGGTCACCTGGCTGACCTACCAAGACATCATCGACGCCTACCGACACCCCGACGCCGACGTCGGGAAGAAGCTGCTCACCTCGGTGATCGACCGGATCAAGACCGCTGTCCCGGCCGGGCTGGAAGAGCTCGCCCAACTCGGCAGGACACTCGAAAAGCGACGCGACGACATCCTGGCGTGGTTCGACCACCCCGGCTCCAGCAACGGACCCACCGAAGCCATCAACGGCCGGCTCGAACACCTCCGCGGCATCGCGCTCGGCTTCCGCAACCTCGTCAACTACCGGCTCAGATCACTGGCTCTTCACAGAAGGCAGTGGAGCCAAGGGCGGCATCTGAGCGACCCGGCTCGGTGGCGCTCCGGAGGGTCGGGCTGGTAG